A region of Chitinophaga horti DNA encodes the following proteins:
- a CDS encoding cytochrome d ubiquinol oxidase subunit II: MLYVVIVYLWASILLYLLLGGADFGAGIIELFTSEKNRNRTRKTTYQAIGPIWEANHMWLIIAIVILFVGFPAIYSTMSVYLHIPLTIMLIGIIARGTAFAFRHHDAVVDDWQNVYNRIFTWSSFVTPLFLGIIAGSAVSGRIDTQAVNFLDAYIFSWLDWFTVAVGFFTTAICAFLAAVYLIGETDNETDRKRFIHKAQTSNILAVFCGFLVFTAAYFEGIPLFQWVFGNLVGAVAITAATLSLILLWYLLRQGKTKILRVLAGFQVTMILLTVTWQHYPNIVLLADGGYLSLTEHHGHAKTISSLGWALLLGSIFILPALFYLIYSFQQKNGAKEAH, translated from the coding sequence ATGTTGTACGTCGTTATCGTTTACCTCTGGGCTTCCATCTTGTTGTACCTGCTGTTGGGCGGGGCAGATTTCGGGGCCGGTATTATTGAATTATTTACCTCTGAAAAGAACCGCAACCGCACGCGTAAAACCACCTACCAGGCCATCGGCCCGATATGGGAGGCCAATCACATGTGGCTCATCATCGCGATCGTGATCCTGTTTGTCGGGTTCCCGGCGATCTATTCAACCATGTCGGTGTACCTCCATATTCCGCTTACCATCATGCTGATAGGCATCATCGCGCGGGGCACCGCCTTTGCGTTCCGGCACCACGACGCCGTGGTGGACGATTGGCAAAACGTATACAACCGCATCTTCACCTGGTCGAGTTTTGTAACGCCGCTTTTCCTCGGTATTATCGCCGGCAGCGCCGTGAGCGGACGGATAGACACACAGGCCGTGAACTTCCTGGATGCATACATCTTTAGCTGGCTGGATTGGTTTACCGTGGCCGTGGGCTTTTTTACTACTGCGATCTGCGCGTTCCTGGCAGCTGTTTACCTGATTGGAGAAACGGATAATGAAACCGACCGCAAACGATTTATCCATAAAGCACAAACTTCCAACATCCTGGCCGTATTCTGCGGTTTCCTCGTATTCACCGCCGCCTACTTCGAAGGCATTCCTTTGTTCCAGTGGGTATTTGGCAACCTGGTAGGAGCGGTGGCAATTACCGCAGCTACCTTGTCGCTAATACTGCTCTGGTACTTACTGCGCCAGGGAAAAACGAAGATATTACGGGTGTTGGCGGGCTTCCAGGTGACGATGATCTTACTCACCGTAACCTGGCAGCACTATCCGAATATCGTACTGCTGGCCGATGGCGGTTACCTGTCACTCACCGAGCACCATGGTCATGCTAAAACAATTTCTTCCCTGGGATGGGCTTTGCTGTTGGGCAGCATTTTCATTTTGCCGGCGTTGTTCTACCTGATTTACAGTTTCCAGCAGAAGAACGGCGCGAAAGAGGCGCATTAG
- a CDS encoding phosphotransferase enzyme family protein has protein sequence MQIFPTQYSTLSAKALKHRIADSYRLKVRSCRYLMRGVSDTYVIEAEEGKFIFKIYRDMHRSLDAIQGELELMNILQREGARIAGAVKNRAGREIESFQAAEGMRHGVLTHFAKGKSSQELSDAQLDVLGREMAFNHNVTANLQLHYERPVYDFETTMHRPLQNLSVAYADYPDDYALLKETAAEVEAKLQQFDLDNFSYGYVHFDYFPKNFFFDDQQFTLFDFDFAGRGWLVYDLVSLYSHFTIMLRNKLITEEEARRQLHRVLAAYRGTRGLSEEEQAAIPYLNFTFLLFYLEFHYLNYDDWSNTFWGERHMKSFAKHMRDQLSILPL, from the coding sequence ATGCAGATTTTTCCTACCCAATACTCGACCCTTTCGGCGAAGGCGCTGAAGCATCGTATTGCAGATAGCTACCGTTTAAAGGTGCGCAGTTGCCGCTACCTGATGCGGGGCGTGAGCGATACCTATGTCATAGAGGCCGAAGAAGGCAAATTTATATTTAAGATCTACCGCGATATGCACCGCTCACTGGATGCCATCCAGGGCGAGTTGGAGCTGATGAACATCCTGCAGCGCGAAGGCGCCCGCATTGCCGGTGCCGTAAAGAACCGCGCCGGACGGGAGATCGAATCTTTCCAGGCGGCGGAGGGTATGCGACATGGCGTACTCACACACTTTGCGAAAGGCAAATCTTCGCAGGAGCTGTCGGATGCGCAGCTCGATGTATTGGGCCGCGAGATGGCGTTTAATCACAACGTGACCGCCAACCTGCAACTGCATTACGAAAGACCGGTATACGATTTCGAAACAACGATGCACCGTCCTTTACAGAATTTGTCAGTTGCGTATGCGGATTACCCCGACGACTACGCCCTGTTGAAGGAAACGGCGGCCGAAGTAGAAGCGAAACTGCAGCAGTTTGATTTGGACAACTTCAGCTATGGGTACGTGCATTTCGATTATTTCCCGAAGAATTTCTTCTTCGATGATCAACAGTTCACCTTATTCGATTTCGACTTTGCGGGGCGTGGCTGGCTGGTGTACGACCTGGTATCTTTGTACAGTCACTTTACGATCATGCTCCGAAATAAGCTGATTACGGAAGAAGAGGCCCGTAGGCAGCTGCACCGCGTACTGGCGGCGTACCGCGGCACACGCGGGCTGTCGGAGGAGGAACAGGCGGCCATACCGTACCTGAACTTCACGTTCCTCTTGTTTTACCTGGAGTTCCATTATCTCAACTACGACGACTGGTCCAACACCTTCTGGGGCGAGCGGCATATGAAATCATTCGCCAAACATATGCGCGATCAGTTGAGCATACTACCGCTATAA
- a CDS encoding pyridoxamine 5'-phosphate oxidase family protein, protein MNDTKNLAGTEAIAKLKELVDAANICIFVTNLAETPLSSRPMSTMKVDDDGCLWFFSKENTEKEHEIKNDNRVQLFYSNKNSSEYLSVYGEAELLKDRQKVEELWTPIAKAWFTEGKDDPTIEIIKVTPRDAYYWDTKNNKAVSLLKIAVGAVTGRRMDDGVQGKLTV, encoded by the coding sequence ATGAATGATACCAAAAACCTGGCAGGCACAGAAGCGATCGCCAAACTGAAGGAACTGGTGGATGCGGCCAATATCTGCATATTTGTAACCAATCTTGCCGAAACTCCCCTCTCCTCGCGCCCGATGAGCACGATGAAGGTCGACGACGACGGCTGCCTCTGGTTCTTCAGCAAAGAGAACACGGAAAAGGAGCACGAGATCAAAAATGATAACCGCGTACAACTTTTCTATTCGAATAAAAACAGCTCCGAATACCTGAGTGTATACGGGGAAGCGGAATTACTGAAAGACCGCCAGAAGGTGGAAGAACTGTGGACGCCCATCGCGAAAGCGTGGTTCACCGAAGGCAAAGATGATCCTACGATCGAGATCATTAAAGTAACGCCCAGGGACGCGTACTACTGGGATACAAAGAATAACAAAGCGGTATCGCTTTTAAAGATAGCCGTGGGCGCTGTTACGGGTCGCCGCATGGACGATGGTGTGCAGGGGAAACTGACGGTATAA
- a CDS encoding DUF1304 domain-containing protein — protein sequence MQILFYVLVAAVALFHLYILWLEMFAWDTKAPGVFTNFPKHLFKDTKALAANQGLYNGFLAAGLTWSFFIDDPYWKMNVSLFFLGCVAVAGIYGAATASKKILFVQGMPAIIGIIIGLIIRYNG from the coding sequence ATGCAGATACTATTTTACGTATTGGTGGCAGCGGTCGCTTTATTTCACCTCTATATTCTGTGGCTCGAGATGTTCGCCTGGGATACAAAGGCACCGGGTGTTTTCACCAACTTCCCCAAACACCTGTTTAAGGATACTAAGGCCCTGGCCGCTAACCAGGGATTATACAACGGCTTCCTGGCGGCAGGCCTCACCTGGTCATTCTTTATTGATGATCCGTACTGGAAGATGAATGTGAGTCTGTTCTTTCTCGGCTGCGTTGCTGTTGCAGGCATTTACGGGGCGGCTACTGCGAGTAAGAAGATTTTATTCGTACAGGGAATGCCGGCGATTATCGGCATCATCATCGGGTTGATTATACGTTATAACGGGTAA
- a CDS encoding glycoside hydrolase family 43 protein, producing the protein MKKTLFSLLFLLPVCATQAQASKPGNPVFEGWYADPEAAVFGKKYWIFPTFSAAYSKQVHFDAFSSSDLKRWKKHKSVLDTAAIKWAKIAMWAPSIVEKEGKYYFFFAANDIQKESEIGGIGVAVADKPEGPYKDHIGKPLINQIKNGAQPIDQYIFKDKDGQYYIIYGGWGHCNIAKLNNDFTALVPFEDGSTFKEITPEKYVEGPIMFIKDGKYYFMWSEGGWTGPNYSVSYAIADSPMGPFKRIDKILQQDPTIATGAGHHSVIHNPRTDKWFIVYHRRPLNVTTRDHRVTCIDEMTFDKDGKILPVKMTFEGVKPMKL; encoded by the coding sequence ATGAAAAAGACGCTGTTTAGCCTGTTATTTCTTTTACCCGTATGTGCAACACAAGCCCAGGCCTCTAAGCCCGGCAACCCCGTTTTCGAAGGCTGGTATGCCGACCCGGAAGCAGCCGTATTCGGCAAGAAGTACTGGATCTTCCCAACCTTTTCTGCCGCCTACAGCAAACAGGTACACTTCGACGCCTTTTCGTCAAGCGACCTGAAACGTTGGAAAAAGCATAAGAGCGTGCTCGATACCGCTGCCATCAAGTGGGCAAAGATCGCCATGTGGGCGCCTTCGATCGTAGAAAAAGAAGGTAAGTACTACTTCTTCTTTGCTGCCAACGACATCCAGAAAGAATCAGAGATAGGCGGTATCGGCGTTGCGGTGGCCGACAAACCAGAAGGTCCGTATAAAGACCACATCGGCAAGCCGCTGATCAACCAGATCAAGAACGGTGCGCAGCCCATCGATCAGTATATTTTCAAAGATAAAGACGGCCAGTACTATATCATTTACGGCGGATGGGGCCATTGCAACATTGCCAAACTGAATAACGATTTTACTGCACTGGTACCGTTCGAAGACGGCTCAACTTTTAAAGAGATCACACCCGAGAAATATGTAGAAGGCCCGATCATGTTCATCAAAGACGGCAAGTACTATTTCATGTGGTCCGAAGGCGGCTGGACGGGCCCTAACTACAGTGTATCTTACGCTATTGCCGATTCACCCATGGGCCCCTTCAAAAGGATCGACAAAATCCTGCAACAGGACCCTACGATCGCTACCGGTGCAGGCCACCACTCCGTGATCCACAATCCCAGGACGGACAAGTGGTTCATCGTATACCACCGCCGCCCCTTAAACGTAACCACCAGGGACCATCGCGTTACCTGCATAGATGAAATGACGTTTGATAAAGATGGGAAGATATTGCCGGTGAAGATGACGTTTGAGGGAGTGAAGCCGATGAAGTTGTAG